A single Thermaerobacter sp. FW80 DNA region contains:
- a CDS encoding C40 family peptidase → MAVATVWRDPDRPRPVDLPALANPTALREWLAALDVAAKKDLVGRIETQVLLGQPVTVLEERDGWVRVAVPEQPEPGAPRGYPGWIPSWQLTSDPAWAALAGPAGAGGAWGPWTAPSTPPDQSTVGSGSKAAVVPATVTVAAVTTWLHHRPHPQARWMEISFGTRLPLVGELAPSGCGGAGSSPSARSSGTGPSTTDGGAGTSSGAGAASSYTTRGREARGGAGGPMATTEREGWIAVAVPVPEWCAGLSPPGEGAGGRVPRGARTDPGATGAGVAVAWVRRADVRIDGRQTTPGVAEGAREEHGPAPTGAGGVRPGSTATGSMLLETARRFLGVPYLWGGTSGFAVDCSGFVYLVHRFHGIAIPRDAAPQRDHGGGQPVPRDRLRPGDLVFFAHDGGKGQVHHVGMYAGDGRMIHAPNSERVVEEIPLDTPPYGERYAGARRYHAG, encoded by the coding sequence GTGGCCGTCGCCACCGTGTGGCGCGACCCGGACCGGCCGCGCCCTGTGGACCTGCCGGCCCTGGCGAACCCGACGGCGCTGAGGGAGTGGCTGGCGGCCCTGGACGTCGCGGCGAAGAAGGATCTGGTCGGACGCATCGAAACCCAGGTGCTCCTGGGCCAGCCCGTCACCGTGCTCGAGGAACGGGACGGGTGGGTGCGGGTCGCGGTGCCCGAACAGCCGGAACCGGGGGCACCGCGAGGCTATCCCGGTTGGATCCCCAGTTGGCAGCTGACATCCGATCCGGCGTGGGCAGCCCTGGCAGGGCCGGCGGGGGCCGGCGGGGCGTGGGGCCCCTGGACGGCACCTTCGACTCCCCCGGACCAGAGCACCGTCGGCAGTGGCTCCAAGGCCGCGGTGGTGCCCGCGACCGTCACCGTGGCTGCGGTGACCACGTGGCTCCATCACCGGCCCCACCCGCAGGCCCGCTGGATGGAGATCAGCTTCGGGACCCGCCTGCCCCTCGTCGGCGAACTGGCCCCCAGCGGCTGCGGGGGGGCCGGTTCGTCCCCTTCCGCGCGGTCGAGCGGCACGGGGCCGTCCACGACCGACGGGGGAGCGGGGACGTCGAGCGGCGCGGGCGCGGCCTCCTCCTACACCACCCGAGGACGGGAGGCACGGGGTGGAGCGGGAGGGCCCATGGCGACCACGGAGCGCGAGGGGTGGATCGCGGTGGCGGTCCCGGTCCCCGAGTGGTGCGCCGGGCTCTCGCCCCCCGGTGAAGGCGCGGGCGGTCGGGTTCCCCGGGGTGCTCGGACGGATCCGGGAGCGACAGGCGCTGGCGTGGCCGTCGCCTGGGTGCGCCGGGCCGACGTCCGCATCGACGGCCGCCAGACGACCCCGGGGGTGGCCGAGGGCGCCAGGGAGGAGCACGGGCCAGCGCCGACCGGCGCGGGCGGCGTCCGGCCGGGTTCGACCGCCACGGGGTCCATGCTGCTCGAGACGGCCCGGCGTTTCCTGGGCGTGCCCTATCTATGGGGCGGCACCTCGGGCTTCGCGGTCGACTGCTCGGGCTTCGTCTACCTGGTCCACCGGTTTCACGGCATCGCGATCCCGCGGGACGCTGCTCCCCAACGGGACCACGGCGGGGGCCAGCCGGTGCCCCGGGACCGGCTGCGGCCGGGCGACCTGGTCTTCTTCGCCCACGACGGCGGCAAGGGCCAGGTCCACCATGTGGGCATGTACGCGGGCGACGGGCGCATGATCCACGCGCCCAACTCGGAGCGGGTGGTGGAGGAGATCCCCCTGGACACGCCGCCGTACGGCGAGCGTTACGCCGGCGCCCGCCGGTACCACGCCGGCTAG
- a CDS encoding ABC transporter ATP-binding protein, producing MGGLDPRRTGAGAIGRPPAIREAGAAGPAERGIPESGRALAAHRDPASAGTDPLLVVEDLEVTFFTDQGPVPAVRGVSLTVGGGEVVALVGESGSGKSVTARAITGLVPPPGRVVGGRIRLAGRDLTGLGPADWRRIRGREVGMVFQDPMTSLDPLFRVGDQLLEAITAHRRMTRSQALARAEELLAMAGLPRPADRLRQYPHELSGGMRQRVLIAMALATPPRLIIADEPTTALDVTIQAQILALLDDLRRRTGAALLLITHNLGVVAELADRVYVMYGGRIAEAAPVDRLFTRPAHPYTRALLAAVPDPLATEARPPEPIPGDPPDPRRLPAGCPFAGRCPVAEPRCFTEALPFRELAPGHGAACWLLDEASGPAEPTGAADGYGAAPAGWTDHRRASPAVPPAADEPATERSRGPRVRLTFGAAERRLPADRSGPAGGEPPSTARRSPAAAGGHAADAIPRPADPTARPGDALLRLEAVTTLFPVRHGWRKVRQLRAVDGVSLEVRRGETVGLVGESGCGKTTLGRTIVRLYRPARGRILFRGHDLANLDEPALRPLRRHLQMVFQDPYASLDPRMRVEDLVAEPLHLIPGLSRRERRERVRAMLARVGLRPEHALRYPHEFSGGQRQRIGIARALVVEPELVVADEPLSALDVSVQAQILRLLASLQDELGLAYLLITHDLAVVRHVCQRVVVMYLGRVVEEAPVAELFAHPLHPYTQALLAAIPVPDPVRARRRERRLVQGEPPDPLSPPSGCPFRTRCPVAQSRCAEEVPMLRELAPGHRVACHLAG from the coding sequence CAGCCGTGCGCGGGGTGAGCCTCACCGTGGGAGGCGGCGAGGTGGTGGCCCTGGTGGGCGAGTCGGGGTCGGGGAAGTCCGTCACCGCCCGGGCCATCACCGGCCTGGTGCCGCCCCCGGGCCGGGTGGTCGGCGGGCGGATCCGCCTGGCGGGGCGCGACCTGACCGGCCTCGGTCCCGCCGACTGGCGCCGGATCCGGGGCCGCGAGGTGGGGATGGTCTTCCAGGACCCCATGACGTCCCTGGACCCCCTGTTCCGCGTCGGCGACCAGCTGCTCGAAGCCATCACCGCCCACCGGCGGATGACGCGATCCCAGGCTCTGGCCCGGGCCGAGGAGCTGCTGGCCATGGCCGGGCTGCCCCGGCCCGCCGACCGGCTGCGCCAGTACCCCCATGAGCTCTCGGGCGGCATGCGCCAGCGGGTGCTGATCGCCATGGCGCTGGCGACGCCGCCGCGGCTGATCATCGCCGACGAGCCCACCACGGCCCTGGACGTGACCATCCAGGCCCAGATCCTCGCCCTGCTGGACGACCTGCGCCGCCGCACCGGGGCCGCCCTGCTGCTCATCACCCACAACCTCGGCGTGGTGGCCGAGCTGGCCGACCGGGTGTACGTGATGTACGGCGGCCGCATCGCCGAGGCGGCGCCCGTCGACCGGCTCTTCACCCGTCCGGCCCATCCCTACACCCGGGCCCTGCTGGCGGCCGTCCCCGACCCCCTGGCCACCGAGGCGCGTCCGCCCGAACCCATCCCGGGCGACCCTCCCGATCCGCGGCGGCTCCCTGCCGGCTGCCCCTTCGCCGGCCGCTGCCCCGTGGCGGAACCGCGGTGCTTCACCGAGGCGCTGCCGTTCCGGGAACTGGCTCCGGGTCACGGGGCGGCCTGCTGGCTGCTGGACGAGGCCAGCGGGCCCGCGGAACCGACGGGGGCGGCCGATGGGTACGGGGCCGCGCCGGCGGGGTGGACCGATCACCGCCGGGCGAGCCCAGCGGTGCCGCCGGCGGCGGACGAACCGGCCACCGAACGATCCCGGGGGCCGCGGGTCCGGCTGACCTTCGGGGCTGCAGAGCGGCGTCTCCCGGCGGATCGCAGCGGTCCCGCAGGAGGCGAGCCGCCTTCCACGGCACGGCGTTCGCCGGCGGCGGCCGGCGGGCATGCCGCCGACGCCATCCCCCGCCCCGCCGACCCCACCGCCCGGCCGGGCGACGCCTTGCTCCGCCTGGAGGCCGTGACCACCCTGTTCCCCGTGCGGCACGGCTGGCGCAAGGTGCGCCAGCTGCGCGCCGTGGACGGCGTCTCCCTCGAGGTGCGCCGGGGGGAGACGGTGGGGCTGGTGGGGGAGAGCGGGTGTGGCAAGACCACGCTGGGGCGGACCATCGTCCGCCTGTATCGGCCCGCCCGGGGCCGCATCCTGTTCCGCGGCCACGACCTGGCGAACCTGGACGAACCGGCCCTGCGCCCCCTGCGGCGCCATCTGCAGATGGTGTTCCAGGACCCCTACGCATCGCTGGATCCGCGCATGCGGGTGGAGGACCTGGTCGCCGAGCCGCTCCACCTGATCCCGGGCCTCAGCCGGCGGGAGCGACGGGAACGGGTGCGGGCCATGCTGGCCCGCGTGGGGCTGCGCCCCGAGCACGCCCTGCGGTATCCCCACGAGTTCTCCGGCGGCCAGCGCCAGCGCATCGGCATCGCCCGGGCGCTGGTGGTCGAGCCGGAGCTGGTGGTCGCCGACGAGCCCCTCTCCGCCCTGGACGTCTCCGTCCAGGCCCAGATCCTGCGCCTCCTGGCCTCCCTCCAGGACGAACTCGGCCTCGCCTATCTGCTGATCACCCACGACCTGGCGGTGGTCCGCCACGTCTGCCAGCGGGTGGTGGTGATGTACCTGGGACGGGTGGTGGAGGAGGCGCCGGTGGCGGAGCTCTTCGCCCACCCCCTGCATCCCTATACCCAGGCCCTCCTGGCCGCCATCCCCGTCCCCGATCCCGTCCGGGCCCGGCGGCGGGAGCGGCGGCTGGTGCAGGGCGAGCCGCCGGATCCGCTGAGTCCGCCTTCCGGGTGTCCCTTCCGAACCCGGTGCCCGGTGGCCCAATCCCGGTGCGCCGAGGAGGTCCCCATGCTGCGGGAGCTGGCGCCCGGCCACCGGGTGGCGTGTCACCTCGCGGGATGA